One part of the Burkholderia latens genome encodes these proteins:
- the sdhC gene encoding succinate dehydrogenase, cytochrome b556 subunit, with translation MTTSRTPRPREYRNIGIGDITLKYRMPLAAILSILHRVSGALLFLFLPFLLFLFDQSLTSELSFGVFKQFLSNIVVKLIVLALSWAFFHHFCAGIRHLLMDVNHDAVSKEGGKRTAVVVFVVSIALTIAMALKLFGAF, from the coding sequence ATGACTACGTCCAGAACGCCTCGCCCGCGCGAATACCGGAACATCGGGATCGGCGACATCACGTTGAAATATCGGATGCCGCTGGCGGCGATATTGTCGATTCTCCACCGAGTCAGCGGCGCGCTGCTGTTCCTGTTCCTGCCGTTCTTGCTGTTTCTCTTCGACCAGAGCCTGACGTCGGAGCTCAGCTTCGGAGTCTTCAAGCAGTTCCTCTCCAACATCGTCGTCAAACTGATCGTCCTCGCGCTGTCGTGGGCGTTCTTCCACCATTTCTGCGCCGGCATTCGCCACCTGCTGATGGACGTCAACCACGACGCCGTCTCGAAGGAAGGCGGCAAGCGGACGGCCGTCGTCGTCTTTGTCGTCTCGATCGCGCTGACGATCGCCATGGCACTCAAACTGTTCGGAGCATTCTAA
- a CDS encoding SDR family NAD(P)-dependent oxidoreductase, whose product MAFVWICGATGAVGSALARRLNAKGVSTLLTARNPERLGALAETLSRERVVVAPADATDAAALDRALATGVERFGAPDGLAHCVGSIVVKPMHSTSDAELHDAFAANYFSAWNALRAFVRTVLAAHAGGSAVLFGSVASRAGFPNHEAIASAKAAVAALAQSAAATYAARGIRVNCIHPGLIASAMSARLTSAPQVAKRLADANPLGRIGAGDDPAALAEFLLSDDASWVTGQQFGVDGGQGALIVPARP is encoded by the coding sequence ATGGCGTTTGTGTGGATCTGCGGTGCAACGGGGGCCGTCGGCAGTGCGCTCGCGCGTCGGCTGAACGCCAAAGGCGTTTCAACGCTGCTCACTGCACGAAACCCGGAGCGTCTCGGCGCTCTTGCGGAGACGTTGTCGCGCGAGCGTGTGGTCGTGGCGCCTGCCGACGCAACTGACGCGGCTGCGCTCGATCGTGCGCTCGCGACAGGCGTCGAGCGTTTCGGCGCGCCGGACGGGCTCGCGCATTGCGTCGGCTCGATCGTCGTGAAGCCGATGCATTCGACTTCGGATGCCGAACTGCACGACGCGTTCGCGGCGAATTACTTCTCGGCATGGAACGCGCTGCGCGCGTTCGTGCGCACAGTGCTCGCCGCTCATGCCGGGGGCAGTGCGGTCTTGTTCGGCAGCGTCGCGTCGAGAGCGGGCTTTCCCAACCATGAGGCGATTGCCAGCGCGAAAGCCGCCGTGGCCGCGCTTGCGCAGTCGGCTGCCGCCACCTACGCGGCGCGCGGAATTCGCGTCAACTGCATTCATCCGGGCCTGATCGCGTCGGCGATGTCCGCGCGCCTGACGAGTGCGCCGCAGGTCGCGAAGCGCCTCGCGGACGCCAATCCGCTCGGACGGATCGGCGCTGGCGACGATCCTGCCGCACTTGCGGAATTCCTGTTGAGCGACGATGCGTCATGGGTGACCGGCCAGCAATTCGGCGTCGATGGCGGGCAGGGTGCGCTGATCGTTCCAGCGAGGCCATGA
- a CDS encoding NAD(P)/FAD-dependent oxidoreductase has protein sequence MNSFSDSSANIAVIGAGIAGLACARVLADAGYRVTVYEKSRGVGGRTSTRRADGWQADHGAQYFTARHPAFVAEVARWVAGGAAAPWAARVASIGSLGPRELLAPAQRYVGVPGMTAPARYLSAGIHTMLETTITELTRDAQRWRLISAEHGALRMHHDAVIVAVPAPQAVALLRRAEPGLAVIAQRTEMRPAWAVMAQYGRLPDPGFDAAFVNVGPLGWIAHDTSKPGRSGLSTWVLHATPEWSQAHLEAPPEQITRTLLDAFRDIVGATANSATAHRWRYAELAPTSMAAPGRFAWRADPRIGLCGDWLGGGKIEGAWLSGAGLGRAAADTLITH, from the coding sequence ATGAATTCATTTTCCGACTCATCGGCCAACATTGCGGTCATCGGCGCAGGAATCGCCGGGCTGGCCTGCGCACGCGTGCTCGCCGATGCGGGATATCGCGTGACGGTGTACGAAAAAAGCCGCGGCGTGGGCGGACGAACGAGCACGCGCCGCGCGGATGGCTGGCAGGCCGATCATGGCGCGCAGTATTTCACCGCGCGCCATCCGGCATTCGTCGCCGAAGTAGCGCGCTGGGTCGCCGGCGGCGCGGCCGCGCCTTGGGCCGCGCGCGTTGCTTCGATCGGCTCGCTCGGCCCGCGGGAACTGCTCGCGCCCGCTCAGCGATACGTCGGCGTGCCGGGCATGACGGCTCCGGCGCGGTATCTGTCGGCGGGGATCCACACGATGCTCGAGACGACGATTACCGAGCTGACGCGCGACGCGCAGCGCTGGCGGCTGATCTCGGCCGAGCATGGAGCGCTCCGCATGCATCACGACGCCGTGATCGTCGCCGTGCCTGCACCGCAAGCCGTTGCGCTGCTGCGGCGCGCCGAGCCGGGTCTTGCGGTGATTGCGCAACGCACCGAGATGCGCCCGGCCTGGGCCGTGATGGCCCAGTACGGCCGCTTGCCCGATCCGGGTTTTGACGCCGCATTCGTCAATGTCGGCCCGCTCGGCTGGATCGCCCATGACACATCGAAGCCCGGGCGCTCCGGTTTGAGCACGTGGGTACTGCACGCGACCCCCGAGTGGAGTCAGGCTCATCTGGAAGCGCCGCCCGAGCAGATCACGCGCACGCTGCTGGACGCCTTTCGCGACATCGTGGGCGCTACCGCCAACTCGGCAACCGCTCATCGCTGGCGCTATGCCGAGCTGGCGCCGACGTCCATGGCGGCGCCCGGCCGCTTTGCGTGGCGGGCGGACCCGCGCATCGGGCTATGCGGCGACTGGCTGGGCGGCGGCAAGATCGAAGGCGCATGGTTGAGCGGCGCCGGTCTCGGCCGCGCGGCGGCCGACACGCTGATCACGCACTGA
- a CDS encoding DUF3429 domain-containing protein has translation MLRRYRVPAALALAGLVPFIALSWLSVHASSRHDVYVHALLNYAACIVSFVGAVHWGIALRAPESPPRQRMLYGWSVIPALIAWAVLMLPDIGARLAGMAIGLVGCAAVDGVLWRKALIPGWYFALRCLLTSVAGLSLLAAAASTNG, from the coding sequence ATGCTGCGTCGTTACCGCGTTCCGGCCGCGTTGGCGCTCGCCGGCCTGGTGCCGTTCATCGCGCTGTCGTGGCTGAGCGTGCATGCGTCGTCGCGTCACGATGTTTACGTGCACGCGCTGTTGAATTACGCCGCGTGTATCGTGTCGTTCGTCGGCGCCGTGCACTGGGGCATCGCGCTGCGGGCACCCGAATCGCCGCCGCGCCAGCGGATGCTCTACGGGTGGAGCGTGATTCCCGCGCTCATCGCGTGGGCCGTGCTGATGCTGCCGGACATCGGCGCGCGGCTCGCGGGAATGGCGATCGGTCTCGTCGGCTGCGCGGCGGTCGACGGCGTGCTGTGGAGAAAAGCGCTCATTCCGGGCTGGTATTTCGCGTTGCGATGCCTGTTGACGAGCGTCGCCGGCCTGTCGCTGCTGGCGGCCGCAGCGTCGACGAACGGTTGA